In Brassica rapa cultivar Chiifu-401-42 chromosome A06, CAAS_Brap_v3.01, whole genome shotgun sequence, a single window of DNA contains:
- the LOC103249163 gene encoding E3 ubiquitin-protein ligase SIS3 (The RefSeq protein has 1 substitution compared to this genomic sequence) — translation MAMRGVDFKWYDGFFLSMLATSVIIVAINWKRYSSCDYPLHIWIVVDYTTVFIFRVFMFVDNGLAAGLGLDFGSQQRNIGFWGRVVVLSVLSLLLYPFLWAWTVIGTIWFTKAKSCLPEDGQKWGFLIWLMFSYCGLLCIACICVGKWLARRQVHSLRAQQGIPSSEFGIVVDMIRVPDWAFEAAGQEMRSMSQDAATYHPGLYLTPAQTEAVEALIQELPKFRLKAVPDDCGECLICLEEFQIGHEVRGLPCAHNFHVECIDQWLRLNVKCPRCRSSVFPDLDLSALSNLQSSEAQHPSQGNTEARYIRSQPQSESYFLRLQPVIHPVHTDIALETAENVGVPPFLAGGSQSRR, via the exons ATGGCGATGAGAGGTGTCGATTTCAAGTG GTACGATGGGTTCTTCTTGTCGATGCTTGCCACCAGTGT AATCATTGTTGCTATCAATTGGAAGAGGTATAGTTCGTGCGATTACCCTTTGCATATTTGGATTGTG GTCGATTACACCACCGTCTTTATCTTCCGCGTCTTTATGTTTGTTGACAATGGTCTTGCTGCTGGACTTGGCTT GGATTTTGGAAGTCAACAACGGAACATTGGGTTTTGGGGGAGAGTGGTGGTGCTATCTGTCCTATCTCTGCTGCTGTATCCATTTCTGTGGGCTTGGACTGTTATCGGTACTATATGGTTTACAAGGGCAAAAAGCTGT TTACCTGAAGATGGCCAAAAATGGGGTTTCCTCATATGGCTCATGTTCAGCTACTGTGGCCTCCTCTGCATTGCTTGCATCTGTGTCGGAAAG TGGCTGGCGCGAAGACAGGTGCACTCACTGCGTGCGCAGCAGGGAATTCCGAGTTCAGAGTTTGGT ATTGTGGTTGACATGATCAGGGTACCGGACTGGGCATTTGAAGCGGCAGGCCAAGAGATGAGAAGCATGAGTCAAGATGCTGCTACTTACCATCCTGGACTTTACTTGACTCCGGCTCAG ACAGAAGCTGTTGAGGCACTCATTCAAGAACTTCCAAAGTTCAGGCTAAAAGCTGTCCCAGATGATTGCGGCGAATGCTTAATCTGCTTAGAGGAGTTCCAAATTGGGCATGAG GTTAGAGGATTACCATGCGCCCATAATTTCCATGTGGAGTGCATAGACCAGTGGCTGCGTTTGAACGTCAAATGTCCTCGGTGCCGGAGCTCGGTCTTTCCAGACCTTGATCTCAGCGCATTATCCAACCTCCAGAGCTCAGAAGCACAACACCCCTCACAAGGGAACACAGAAGCTCGGTACATAAGAAGCCAACCACAAAGCGAGAGCTATTTCTTGAGACTTCAACCCGTAATTCACCCTGTCCACACAGACATAGCTCTGGAGACTGCAGAGAATGTTGGAGTTCCTCCTTTTTTGGCCGGTGGATCTCAGTCTAGGAGATGA
- the LOC103873180 gene encoding aldehyde dehydrogenase family 2 member B4, mitochondrial, giving the protein MAARSRVSSLLSRSFSASSPFLSRSQGRNLNNGSRIVRRFGTSSAAEEVISPSVQVSYTKLLIDGNFVDAASGKTFPTLDPRTGEVIAHVAEGDAEDINRAVKAARKAFDEGPWPKMTAYERSRVMLRFADLVEKHSEELAALESWDNGKTYEQALTAEIPMVARLFRYYAGWADKIHGLTVPADGNYHVQTLHEPIGVAGQIIPWNFPLLMFAWKVGPALACGNTIVLKTAEQTPLTAFYVGKLFLEAGLPPGVLNIVSGFGATAGASLASHMDVDKLAFTGSTDTGKVILGLAANSNLKPVTLELGGKSPFIVFEDADIDKAVELAHFALFFNQGQCCCAGSRTYVHEKVYDEFVEKAKARALKRVVGDPFKKGIEQGPQIDSKQFEKVMKYIRSGVESNATLECGGGQVGDRGYFIQPTVFSNVKDDMLIAQDEIFGPVQSILKFSDVDEVIKRANDTRYGLAAGVFTKSLDTANRVSRALKAGTVWVNCFDVFDAAIPFGGYKMSGNGREKGIYSLNNYLQVKAVVTPLNNPAWI; this is encoded by the exons ATGGCGGCTCGTAGTAGAGTGTCTTCTCTATTGTCACGATCCTTTTCAGCTTCCTCTCCCTTTCTCTCTCGTTCTCAAG GAAGAAATTTGAATAATGGAAGTAGGATCGTACGGAGATTTGGAACCTCTTCTGCAGCTGAAGAAGTCATAAGCCCATCGGTTCAAGTTTCTTACACAAAGCTCCTCATCGATGGGAACTTCGTAGACGCTGCTTCTG GTAAGACGTTCCCGACTCTTGATCCACGCACAGGGGAAGTCATTGCGCATGTAGCTGAAGGTGATGCTGAAGATATCAACCGGGCGGTGAAAGCTGCAAGGAAGGCCTTTGATGAAGGACCTTGGCCTAAGATGACTGCTTAT GAAAGGTCGAGGGTCATGTTGAGATTCGCAGATTTGGTCGAGAAACACAGCGAAGAGCTCGCTGCTCTAGAGTCATGGGACAATGGGAAGACTTATGAACAAGCACTAACAGCAGAGATTCCAATGGTCGCCAGATTGTTCCGTTACTATGCTG GGTGGGCGGATAAGATTCATGGGCTTACAGTTCCAGCTGACGGAAACTATCATGTTCAGACACTGCATGAACCCATAGGTGTTGCTGGTCAGATCATACCGTGGAACTTTCCGCTTCTGATGTTTGCTTGGAAAGTTGGTCCTGCTCTTGCTTGTGGTAACACCATTGTCCTCAAAACCGCTGAACAGACTCCTCTCACTGCTTTCTACGTCGGCAAACTTTTCCTTGAA GCGGGTCTTCCTCCTGGTGTTCTGAATATAGTTTCTGGATTTGGTGCAACCGCTGGTGCTTCTCTCGCAAGTCACATGGACGTAGACAAG CTTGCTTTCACAGGATCGACTGATACTGGTAAAGTTATACTTGGACTGGCTGCTAACAGCAATCTCAAGCCGGTAACTCTGGAACTTGGAGGGAAGTCACCGTTCATCGTATTCGAAGATGCTGATATTGATAAGGCTGTAGAGCTTGCTCACTTTGCTCTCTTCTTTAACCAG GGGCAATGTTGCTGCGCGGGGTCTCGTACATATGTTCACGAGAAAGTGTATGATGAGTTCGTTGAGAAAGCAAAGGCACGCGCTTTAAAACGTGTGGTTGGTGATCCTTTCAAGAAAGGCATTGAACAGGGTCCTCAG ATCGACTCAAAGCAATTCGAGAAAGTGATGAAGTACATAAGGTCAGGAGTGGAAAGCAATGCTACCCTTGAATGTGGAGGTGGTCAGGTTGGAGACAGAGGCTACTTCATCCAACCTACAGTCTTTTCTAATGTTAAG GACGACATGCTTATAGCTCAAGACGAGATTTTCggtccagtccagtccatctTGAAGTTCAG TGATGTTGATGAGGTGATAAAGAGGGCGAACGACACTAGGTACGGGCTAGCCGCAGGGGTTTTCACAAAGAGCCTGGACACTGCAAATAGGGTGTCGAGGGCTTTGAAAGCTGGCACCGTTTGGGTCAACTGTTTCGATGTCTTTGATGCAGCCATCCCCTTTGGTGGTTACAAGATGAGCGGCAACGGCAGAGAGAAAGGTATTTACAGTCTCAACAACTACTTGCAGGTCAAGGCAGTCGTCACTCCCCTTAATAACCCTGCATGGATCTGA